In Argiope bruennichi chromosome X1, qqArgBrue1.1, whole genome shotgun sequence, a single window of DNA contains:
- the LOC129959346 gene encoding uncharacterized protein LOC129959346, producing the protein MIISFRAKGGSISKTVNFVNCLRVAVVKVYRAWQNGSVQNQRIDKCGAPQTIEDRGERRLRRCVRANKRTTVEQLTTQMNQGTTNSVSTTTVQQTLQRMDLRSKRLVNAPMLTAVHRRRRLEIAASTATGLALNGDR; encoded by the coding sequence ATGATCATTAGCTTTCGGGCCAAGGGTGGAAGCATTTCCAAAACGGTTAATTTTGTGAACTGTTTACGGGTCGCCGTGGTAAAAGTATATCGTGCTTGGCAAAATGGCAGTGTACAAAATCAGAGAATTGACAAATGTGGTGCACCACAGACCATAGAAGACAGAGGTGAACGACGGCTGCGGAGATGCGTTCGGGCGAATAAACGCACAACCGTTGAACAACTGACCACTCAGATGAACCAAGGGACTACCAACAGTGTCTCCACAACGACGGTTCAGCAAACGTTGCAGCGTATGGACCTCCGAAGCAAACGCCTAGTTAATGCGCCTATGCTGACTGCTGTTCATCGGCGACGAAGGTTGGAAATTGCAGCCAGTACAGCAACTGGACTTGCACTGAATGGAGACAGGTGA